The DNA segment CGTCGAGCACGCGCCGCACGAGGTTCTCCGAGCCCTTGCCGACGTAGCTGACGACTTCGTCGATCGGCATGTCCGGCGCGGCGCCGAGCGCTTCCAGCATCGCGTTGATGGCGGCGTGGAAGTCGCCCGCCGTGTCGACCATCGTCCCGTCCAGGTCGATGATGACGGCGCGGACGGGGCCGCTCGGCAGGGTGCCCGACATCACGACAGGCTGGCCAGGGCTTGGCGCAGCGCGCCCACGGTGCCGCGGTAGCCGCCGTCCGCATCCGGCTTGCCGAACACGGCCGAACCGGCGACGAAGGTGTCCGCGCCTGCCTTGGCAATCTCAGCGATGTTGTCGGCCTTCACGCCGCCGTCGATCTCCAGCAGGATCTTGCGGCCGGTCTTTTCCTGGTACGCATCCAGCTTCTGGCGCACGAGGCGCAGCTTGTTCAGCGCTTCCGGAATGAACGATTGGCCGCCAAAGCCCGGGTTGACCGACATGATCAGCACCATGTCCAGGCGATCCATCACATGGTCCAGGTAGTGCAGCGGCGTGGCCGGGTTGAACACCAGGCCGGCCTTGCAGCCGTTGTCGCGGATCAGCGCCAGCGACCGGTCGATGTGCTCGGAGGCTTC comes from the Ralstonia insidiosa genome and includes:
- the rpe gene encoding ribulose-phosphate 3-epimerase — protein: MSAAIDPSGFRIAPSILSADFARLGEEVRRVLESGADWIHFDVMDNHYVPNLTVGPLVCEAIRPHAMKDGKPVPIDVHLMVSPVDRIIPDFAKAGADLITFHPEASEHIDRSLALIRDNGCKAGLVFNPATPLHYLDHVMDRLDMVLIMSVNPGFGGQSFIPEALNKLRLVRQKLDAYQEKTGRKILLEIDGGVKADNIAEIAKAGADTFVAGSAVFGKPDADGGYRGTVGALRQALASLS